The following proteins are co-located in the Brachybacterium sacelli genome:
- a CDS encoding tagaturonate epimerase family protein, which translates to MTLRNDSLEASIRYDGPARSLQLAAASADTLAGFEGEAAASGDDHVLTGPLSTANARALQAAFPVLRPQLISGHRTSVGTGDRTGLATPGQARAFGAAGAGVMPVLAQQSIREMDRLGRSARSVMDDAVFGLVEAGWESGFGADCDHIKTTEGIDRGLEAGFTMFTLDPGDLVADVTAGVTAADAAALPWDQLEDTLEDLTKRYVGTTLDVGHSQLEVTERDVLTAAVKYGRAVVEAMSLYRHLTEAAQHEVEVEFAVDETAWQTSFFEHYYLASELQRLGASWFSFAPRYVDGFEKGLDFLGDTEELRTNLEAHHAISEQFGGYRISLHSGSDKFSIYPLCVEATQGHVHLKTSGTSYLCGVEIVAAEDPELFAAIWDISRASYVKARASYQVSAQENRTPTSLAGVDLVDLIRSADARQILHVGYGDSLNGKDAAGASIHDRFLSVVASHQKEHTAVVEAHIGRHLSPFAAAPVGR; encoded by the coding sequence ATGACCCTGCGCAACGACTCCCTCGAGGCGAGCATCCGCTACGACGGCCCCGCCCGCTCCCTGCAGCTCGCCGCCGCCTCGGCCGATACGCTCGCCGGCTTCGAGGGCGAGGCCGCCGCGAGCGGCGACGACCACGTGCTGACCGGCCCGCTGTCCACCGCCAACGCCCGCGCGCTGCAGGCCGCCTTCCCGGTCCTGCGCCCGCAGCTGATCAGCGGACATCGCACCTCCGTCGGCACCGGTGACCGCACCGGGCTCGCCACCCCCGGCCAGGCCCGCGCCTTCGGCGCCGCGGGCGCCGGCGTGATGCCGGTGCTCGCCCAGCAGTCGATCCGCGAGATGGACCGCCTGGGTCGCAGCGCCCGGTCGGTCATGGACGACGCCGTCTTCGGCCTGGTCGAGGCCGGCTGGGAGAGCGGCTTCGGGGCCGACTGCGACCACATCAAGACGACCGAGGGCATCGACCGCGGCCTCGAGGCCGGCTTCACGATGTTCACCCTCGATCCGGGCGACCTGGTCGCCGATGTCACCGCGGGCGTGACCGCGGCCGACGCCGCGGCGCTGCCCTGGGACCAGCTCGAGGACACCCTGGAGGACCTCACGAAGCGCTACGTGGGCACGACGCTGGACGTCGGCCACTCGCAGCTCGAGGTCACCGAGCGCGACGTCCTCACCGCCGCGGTGAAGTACGGCCGCGCCGTCGTCGAGGCGATGAGTCTGTACCGCCACCTCACCGAGGCCGCGCAGCACGAGGTGGAGGTCGAGTTCGCGGTCGACGAGACGGCGTGGCAGACCTCCTTCTTCGAGCATTACTACCTGGCCTCCGAGCTGCAGCGGCTGGGGGCCTCCTGGTTCAGCTTCGCGCCCCGCTACGTGGACGGTTTCGAGAAGGGCCTGGACTTCCTCGGCGACACCGAGGAGTTGCGCACGAACCTCGAAGCACATCACGCGATCTCCGAGCAGTTCGGCGGGTACCGGATCTCCCTGCACTCCGGCTCGGACAAGTTCTCCATCTACCCGCTGTGCGTCGAGGCGACCCAGGGCCACGTGCATCTGAAGACCTCCGGCACCAGCTACCTGTGCGGCGTCGAGATCGTCGCCGCCGAGGACCCCGAGCTGTTCGCCGCGATCTGGGACATCTCCCGCGCCTCCTACGTGAAGGCACGAGCGAGCTACCAGGTCTCCGCCCAGGAGAACCGCACCCCGACCTCGCTGGCCGGCGTGGACCTGGTGGACCTGATCCGGTCGGCCGACGCCCGCCAGATCCTGCACGTGGGCTACGGCGACTCGCTGAACGGGAAGGACGCCGCCGGCGCGTCGATCCACGACCGTTTCCTCTCGGTGGTCGCCTCCCACCAGAAGGAGCACACCGCCGTGGTCGAGGCCCACATCGGCCGCCACCTCTCCCCCTTCGCCGCAGCGCCCGTCGGGCGCTGA
- a CDS encoding zinc-binding alcohol dehydrogenase family protein, producing the protein MRALQVTAPGTAVVVDVPAPRPAAGEALLRVLHAGICGSDVQTYCGTQPFASYPRVPGHEFSAEIVELGGEGAGRDGAGGAGAGFRIGDVVTGVPYFQDGTCYSCRRGLINACVHNETMGVHRDGAFQELLTMPLERLHRAEGVDPRDLALVEPFSIGYHAVRRAAVAESERVLVLGAGAIGLLTMLSARLHGARVWIADVVPARLELATSLGAAGTVDLTASTLGDVVEAATDGDGFDVVCEATGLPVSFLNAIEAAAFGARLALIGNGTAEVTLNQSQLIKKELTVVGSRNSRDVFPTLIALLESGQVDLSPLRTRTVPLAEAGAALETAAAGASGDVKVLLDVPRA; encoded by the coding sequence ATGAGAGCACTGCAGGTGACGGCACCGGGCACGGCCGTGGTCGTCGACGTCCCTGCGCCCCGGCCCGCCGCCGGGGAGGCGCTGCTGCGCGTGCTCCACGCCGGCATCTGCGGCTCGGACGTCCAGACGTACTGCGGCACCCAGCCCTTCGCCTCCTACCCGCGCGTTCCGGGCCACGAGTTCTCCGCCGAGATCGTCGAGCTCGGCGGCGAGGGCGCGGGAAGGGACGGAGCAGGAGGAGCCGGCGCCGGTTTCCGGATCGGCGACGTGGTCACCGGGGTCCCCTATTTCCAGGACGGCACCTGCTACTCCTGCCGCCGCGGCCTGATCAACGCCTGCGTGCACAACGAGACGATGGGCGTGCATCGCGACGGTGCGTTCCAGGAGCTGCTGACGATGCCGCTGGAGCGCCTGCACCGCGCCGAGGGCGTCGACCCCCGCGATCTGGCCCTGGTCGAGCCCTTCTCCATCGGCTACCACGCCGTGCGCCGCGCTGCCGTCGCAGAGAGCGAGCGCGTGCTGGTGCTGGGCGCCGGCGCGATCGGCCTGCTGACCATGCTCTCCGCCCGGCTGCACGGCGCCCGGGTCTGGATCGCCGACGTCGTCCCGGCCCGCCTGGAGCTCGCCACCTCTCTCGGCGCCGCCGGCACCGTCGACCTCACCGCCTCGACACTCGGGGACGTGGTCGAGGCGGCCACCGACGGTGACGGCTTCGACGTCGTCTGCGAGGCCACCGGGCTGCCGGTCTCCTTCCTGAACGCGATCGAGGCGGCGGCCTTCGGCGCCCGCCTGGCGCTGATCGGCAACGGCACCGCCGAGGTCACCCTCAACCAGTCGCAGCTGATCAAGAAGGAGCTGACGGTGGTGGGGTCCCGCAACAGCCGCGACGTCTTCCCCACCCTGATCGCACTGCTCGAGTCCGGACAGGTCGACCTCTCCCCCCTGCGCACCCGCACCGTGCCCCTGGCCGAGGCCGGCGCCGCCCTCGAGACCGCCGCCGCCGGCGCGAGCGGCGACGTCAAGGTGCTCCTCGACGTCCCCCGTGCCTGA
- a CDS encoding LacI family DNA-binding transcriptional regulator: protein MAMTLKDVAARAGISVATASRAFQRPELVGALTREKVLAAADELGYAPNRSARALITGRAGVYGVIVPDLENPFFPAVLKGAQARAHQLGSQLLITDAGEVPEGELPLVRTLAAQVDGIVLCSSRMDEDSLREAATMTRLSLVNRVSPVLPGVFADPAPGIPAAVRHLHRMGHRRIGYVGGPSISRSDAARRTVIERICTESGLEWTDIGAYPPSVDGGRSGAEAVLLTDVTAVLVYNDVMALALMERLRGFGVDVPGDLSVVGWDDIEFSALVTPGLSTVRVPRYDMGAEAVDLLHERGAAPGDGALPVAGRARIGLPTEFVPRGSTAKVASRQ, encoded by the coding sequence ATGGCCATGACCCTGAAGGATGTGGCGGCGCGAGCGGGCATCTCGGTCGCCACCGCCTCGCGAGCGTTCCAGCGGCCCGAGCTGGTCGGTGCCCTCACCCGGGAGAAGGTGCTCGCCGCCGCGGACGAGCTCGGATACGCCCCCAACCGCAGCGCCCGCGCGCTGATCACCGGCCGCGCAGGTGTGTACGGCGTGATCGTGCCGGACCTGGAGAACCCCTTCTTCCCGGCCGTGCTCAAGGGCGCCCAGGCCCGTGCCCACCAGCTCGGCTCGCAGCTGCTGATCACCGACGCGGGGGAGGTGCCGGAGGGGGAGCTGCCGCTGGTGCGCACCCTCGCCGCCCAGGTCGACGGCATCGTGCTGTGCTCGAGCCGGATGGACGAGGACTCGCTGCGCGAGGCGGCGACCATGACCCGGCTCAGCCTCGTCAACCGCGTCTCCCCGGTGCTGCCGGGTGTCTTCGCGGACCCCGCCCCGGGGATCCCCGCGGCGGTGCGGCACCTGCACCGCATGGGCCACCGCCGGATCGGCTACGTCGGCGGGCCCAGCATCAGCCGGTCCGACGCGGCCCGTCGCACCGTGATCGAGCGGATCTGCACCGAGTCAGGGCTGGAGTGGACGGACATCGGCGCCTATCCGCCCTCCGTGGACGGCGGTCGCAGCGGCGCCGAGGCGGTGCTGCTCACCGACGTCACCGCCGTGCTCGTCTACAACGACGTGATGGCGCTGGCCCTGATGGAGCGCCTGCGCGGCTTCGGCGTCGACGTCCCCGGCGACCTCAGCGTGGTGGGCTGGGACGACATCGAGTTCTCCGCCCTGGTCACCCCGGGGCTCAGCACCGTGCGCGTCCCGCGCTACGACATGGGGGCGGAGGCCGTCGATCTGCTCCACGAGCGCGGCGCGGCACCGGGGGACGGGGCCCTGCCCGTCGCCGGGCGGGCCCGCATCGGCCTGCCGACCGAGTTCGTGCCCCGCGGATCGACCGCGAAGGTCGCCTCCCGCCAGTAG
- a CDS encoding helix-hairpin-helix domain-containing protein has translation MSDLSTPLADVPGVGRPAVRALAEHGLRTLASLDGADWEELSELHGVGPAAGRRLQAALAEHGGTLQHPPAPPSGTATVTRGHTGTTAKDVVTHATEVDPAQYVESLGARRSREGRFLLELFGEATGAPATMWGPSMIGYGETHYVYASGREGDTFHVGFSPRRADLALYGLVGLPRSDELLERMGRHRRGTGCVWVKKLEDIDVEVLGELVAHAWETDPGTC, from the coding sequence ATGAGCGACCTGAGCACTCCCCTCGCGGACGTCCCCGGCGTCGGGCGGCCGGCGGTGCGCGCCCTCGCCGAGCACGGGCTGAGAACCCTGGCCTCCCTCGACGGAGCGGACTGGGAGGAGCTGTCCGAGCTGCACGGCGTCGGCCCCGCTGCGGGGCGTCGGCTGCAGGCGGCCCTCGCCGAGCACGGCGGGACCCTGCAGCACCCGCCCGCACCGCCCAGCGGTACCGCCACGGTCACCCGCGGGCACACCGGGACGACCGCGAAGGACGTCGTCACCCACGCCACGGAGGTCGATCCTGCGCAGTACGTGGAATCGCTCGGTGCCCGCCGCAGCCGCGAGGGCCGGTTCCTGCTGGAGCTGTTCGGTGAGGCGACCGGTGCCCCGGCGACCATGTGGGGACCCAGCATGATCGGCTACGGCGAGACCCACTACGTGTACGCGAGCGGCCGCGAGGGGGACACCTTCCATGTCGGCTTCAGTCCCCGCAGGGCGGATCTCGCGCTGTACGGGCTGGTGGGCCTCCCGCGCAGCGACGAGCTACTGGAGCGGATGGGCAGGCACCGCCGTGGCACCGGCTGCGTCTGGGTGAAGAAGCTCGAGGACATCGACGTCGAGGTGCTGGGGGAGCTGGTCGCCCACGCCTGGGAGACCGATCCCGGCACCTGCTGA
- the gntP gene encoding gluconate permease GntP: protein MEWLHIVWIALGIGLMLWLNMKYKLNAMLALLLAALLIGVAEMVSVLAGWIPGEEITLGSLMETISTGFGSTLGSLAIIVVFGAVIGKLMVDSGAATQTAQTLIQRLGLRWVKVSLVVCGTVFGLAMFYEVAFIVLAPLIIAVAHEAKLPFMKLAIPAVAATTTAHSLFVPQPGPVALVDAYGADTGMTYIYGIPIALVTVAVTGWVLPRFLGNLEYAVPAMMQASEQVPPSERPGFAVSILTPLIPAAIMIAATIANLFLTEGTWAYDVVNFVGSSEVAITVAMIAAFFLFGTRRNRDFSWVMDKFEEAVKAIAMVVLIIGAGGALKQVIIDTGIGDFIGGLMTGVDANPYLMAWAITVLIRLATGQGVVSAMTAAGIIAAAVVDPATGEMAAGLDPALLVMATAAGSNTFTHVNDASFWLFKGYFGLSVKDTLKTWGLLQLCNSLVGLGMVLLISLFVG from the coding sequence ATGGAATGGCTCCACATCGTGTGGATCGCCCTCGGCATCGGACTGATGCTGTGGCTGAACATGAAGTACAAGCTCAACGCGATGCTCGCCCTGCTGCTGGCGGCGCTCCTGATCGGTGTGGCCGAGATGGTGTCGGTGCTGGCCGGGTGGATCCCGGGCGAGGAGATCACCCTCGGATCCCTGATGGAGACGATCTCCACGGGCTTCGGCAGCACCCTCGGCTCACTGGCGATCATCGTGGTCTTCGGTGCGGTCATCGGGAAGCTGATGGTCGATTCCGGGGCCGCCACCCAGACCGCCCAGACCCTCATCCAGCGGCTGGGACTGCGCTGGGTCAAGGTGTCGCTGGTGGTCTGCGGCACCGTGTTCGGTCTCGCGATGTTCTACGAGGTCGCCTTCATCGTCCTGGCCCCGCTGATCATCGCGGTCGCCCACGAGGCGAAGCTGCCCTTCATGAAGCTCGCGATCCCGGCGGTCGCGGCCACCACCACCGCGCACTCCCTGTTCGTCCCGCAGCCCGGCCCCGTGGCACTGGTCGACGCCTACGGCGCCGACACCGGCATGACCTACATCTACGGCATCCCGATCGCGCTCGTCACCGTCGCCGTGACCGGCTGGGTCCTCCCGCGGTTCCTCGGCAACCTCGAATACGCGGTGCCCGCGATGATGCAGGCCTCCGAACAGGTCCCGCCCTCGGAGCGCCCCGGCTTCGCCGTCTCGATCCTCACGCCGCTGATCCCTGCCGCGATCATGATCGCGGCGACGATCGCGAACCTCTTCCTCACCGAGGGCACCTGGGCGTACGACGTGGTCAACTTCGTCGGCTCCTCCGAGGTCGCCATCACCGTCGCGATGATCGCCGCCTTCTTCCTGTTCGGCACGCGCCGGAACCGCGACTTCTCCTGGGTGATGGACAAGTTCGAGGAGGCGGTCAAGGCGATCGCGATGGTGGTGCTGATCATCGGCGCCGGCGGTGCACTGAAGCAGGTCATCATCGACACCGGCATCGGCGACTTCATCGGCGGCCTGATGACCGGTGTGGACGCCAACCCGTACCTGATGGCCTGGGCGATCACCGTGCTGATCCGTCTGGCCACCGGCCAGGGCGTGGTCTCGGCGATGACGGCCGCCGGCATCATCGCCGCGGCCGTGGTCGACCCGGCGACCGGCGAGATGGCCGCCGGGCTCGACCCGGCCCTGCTGGTGATGGCCACCGCCGCCGGCTCCAACACCTTCACCCACGTCAACGATGCGTCGTTCTGGCTGTTCAAGGGCTACTTCGGACTGTCGGTCAAGGACACCCTGAAGACCTGGGGCCTGCTGCAGCTGTGCAACTCCCTGGTGGGCTTGGGGATGGTGCTGCTGATCTCGCTGTTCGTCGGCTGA
- a CDS encoding potassium channel family protein codes for MDLPEGLRRAERVPIVRRRSRAGVLIVVIGAVMVLAHAAGFLVLMALEGREYSVVAAVYWAITTMSTLGYGDITFDSDAGRLFSLWVLLSGVVYMLVLLPFFVIQYIVTPWLDRRRTSRTPRKVPAPLRDHVLLVGSDAVTQAFAARAERSQVPAVLVVENPVEAGQLHDQGRQVVVGPLDSAMTYRNAGADRARLVVSTLSDTANTNVAFTVRQVSGDVPVAVTASKPVSVDVLGLAGSDHVLELGAVLGREMAGRVLGSTGRVHRIGSFGDTFIAEAAARGTALVGMTLGEALAELRPCVRILAVLRKGRLRPLKPELRITETTVLILAGEQEELAAYDEQFQAQEQSEDPVIVLGGGRVGRSASRELTDQGVPNTIVEQLPGRVENSYSALEGTASYSVVDGDAADQRILRRAGLDCASAVLVTPRDDDLNVYLTLFCRRLRPELQVVSRATYERNVATLYRAGADGVLSYATIGATDLWNHAGLSHRVLVAEGNELFLVPRPSSLVRRSVRDSEVHRRTGCHIVAVADEDGTLSYDTESVPSSPGKLLLLGDRHAERLFREAYLRRRRPRPTGRVGPPR; via the coding sequence ATGGATCTGCCCGAGGGCTTGCGGCGTGCAGAGCGCGTGCCGATCGTGCGTCGGCGCTCGCGGGCCGGCGTGCTGATCGTCGTGATCGGCGCGGTGATGGTCCTGGCCCACGCCGCCGGGTTCCTGGTGCTGATGGCGCTGGAGGGGCGGGAGTACTCCGTCGTCGCCGCCGTCTACTGGGCGATCACGACCATGTCGACTCTCGGCTACGGGGACATCACCTTCGACAGCGACGCCGGGCGGCTGTTCTCCCTGTGGGTCCTGCTCAGCGGTGTCGTCTACATGCTCGTGCTGCTGCCCTTCTTCGTCATCCAGTACATCGTCACGCCCTGGCTGGACCGGCGCCGCACCTCGCGCACGCCGCGCAAGGTCCCCGCCCCGCTGCGCGACCACGTCCTGCTGGTGGGCTCCGACGCCGTCACCCAGGCCTTCGCCGCCCGGGCGGAGCGCTCGCAGGTGCCCGCGGTCCTCGTCGTCGAAAACCCCGTCGAGGCCGGTCAGCTCCATGACCAGGGGCGGCAGGTCGTCGTCGGCCCGCTCGACTCCGCGATGACCTATCGCAACGCGGGTGCGGACCGGGCGCGTCTGGTGGTCTCGACCCTGTCGGACACCGCGAACACGAACGTCGCGTTCACCGTCCGGCAGGTCTCCGGGGACGTCCCGGTCGCGGTGACCGCGAGCAAGCCCGTGTCCGTCGACGTGCTGGGTCTGGCCGGATCCGACCACGTGCTCGAGCTCGGTGCCGTGCTGGGCCGGGAGATGGCCGGTCGCGTGCTCGGCTCGACGGGCAGGGTCCACCGCATCGGCAGCTTCGGGGACACCTTCATCGCGGAGGCGGCCGCCCGAGGCACCGCCCTGGTGGGCATGACGCTGGGGGAGGCCCTCGCGGAGCTGCGCCCGTGCGTGCGCATCCTGGCTGTCCTGCGCAAGGGTCGGCTGCGCCCGCTGAAGCCCGAGCTGCGGATCACGGAGACGACGGTGCTGATCCTCGCCGGGGAGCAGGAGGAGCTCGCCGCCTACGACGAGCAGTTCCAGGCCCAGGAGCAGTCCGAGGACCCGGTGATCGTCCTGGGCGGCGGCCGGGTGGGACGCTCCGCCTCCCGTGAGCTGACCGACCAGGGGGTGCCCAACACGATCGTCGAGCAGCTCCCGGGCCGGGTGGAGAACTCCTACTCGGCCCTCGAGGGCACTGCCTCCTATTCGGTGGTCGACGGGGACGCCGCGGACCAGCGGATCCTGCGTCGTGCGGGACTCGACTGCGCCTCCGCCGTGCTGGTGACGCCCCGCGACGACGATCTGAACGTCTACCTCACCCTGTTCTGCCGGCGCCTGCGGCCCGAGCTCCAGGTGGTCTCCCGCGCCACCTACGAGCGCAACGTGGCCACCCTGTACCGCGCGGGGGCCGACGGGGTGCTGTCCTACGCCACCATCGGCGCCACCGACCTGTGGAACCACGCCGGGCTCAGCCATCGCGTGCTGGTGGCCGAGGGCAACGAGCTGTTCCTGGTGCCGCGCCCGTCCTCGCTGGTGCGCCGCTCCGTGCGCGACTCCGAGGTGCACCGCCGCACCGGCTGCCACATCGTCGCGGTGGCCGACGAGGACGGCACCCTCAGCTACGACACCGAGTCCGTCCCCTCCTCCCCGGGCAAGCTGCTGCTGCTCGGGGACCGCCACGCCGAGCGGCTCTTCCGCGAGGCCTATCTGCGGCGTCGCCGGCCCCGGCCGACCGGCCGCGTCGGCCCACCCCGATAG
- a CDS encoding peroxiredoxin: MPAPVKLAVGDRAPEFDLPTAGGDRVSLAALRGAPALLWFYPAANTSLCTKQACDLRDNHQMFTGAGYRVVGISPDPIAELDRFVEQQGLPYTLAGDESHQVMEAYGAWGEKNMYGRTVEGTIRSTFAIDAEGVLTFVKYRVGTPKHIALLQEKLGL; encoded by the coding sequence ATGCCCGCCCCCGTGAAGCTCGCCGTCGGCGACCGCGCCCCCGAGTTCGACCTGCCCACCGCCGGCGGCGACCGGGTGAGCCTCGCCGCACTGCGCGGCGCCCCGGCCCTGCTCTGGTTCTATCCCGCCGCGAACACCTCCCTGTGCACGAAGCAGGCCTGCGACCTGCGCGACAACCATCAGATGTTCACGGGCGCCGGGTACCGCGTGGTGGGCATCTCTCCGGACCCCATCGCGGAGCTCGATCGCTTCGTCGAGCAGCAGGGCTTGCCGTACACCCTCGCCGGCGATGAGTCCCACCAGGTCATGGAGGCCTACGGCGCGTGGGGCGAGAAGAACATGTACGGCAGGACGGTCGAGGGCACCATCCGCTCGACCTTCGCGATCGACGCCGAGGGCGTGCTGACCTTCGTGAAATATCGCGTGGGCACCCCGAAGCACATCGCGCTGCTGCAGGAGAAGCTGGGGCTCTGA
- a CDS encoding GntR family transcriptional regulator — protein MTTRHEGVQLPMMQPLRRPSIIDQAELELRNAIYYGDLRPGDAVPEVQVSRQMGISRSSLREACQRLVRDGLLTQIPGRGLFVTRMDAETMSDFIDYRLGIEMQAATIVAEQVTRLRASGQDAQVDHLLAPLRACLERSRASLEAEEVIEAGNADLDLHQQLAELSRNRFLATSMNTIVILTRMGSFSDPLGFGVRADITSTHEDLLEALSRGDASRARALLRESLQELAARLRSGDEADEDTEVVRDPDLLESTAPEWPSLGEGGPTS, from the coding sequence ATGACGACTCGCCATGAAGGTGTGCAGCTGCCGATGATGCAGCCTCTGCGCCGGCCCTCGATCATCGATCAGGCCGAGCTCGAGCTGCGCAACGCCATCTACTACGGCGACCTCCGTCCGGGCGATGCGGTGCCCGAGGTGCAGGTCTCCCGCCAGATGGGCATCTCCCGCTCCTCGCTGCGCGAGGCCTGCCAGCGCCTGGTGCGCGACGGCCTGCTCACCCAGATCCCCGGCCGCGGCCTCTTCGTCACCCGCATGGACGCCGAGACGATGTCGGACTTCATCGACTACCGCCTGGGCATCGAGATGCAGGCCGCCACGATCGTCGCCGAGCAGGTCACCCGGTTGCGCGCGAGCGGCCAGGACGCCCAGGTCGACCACCTGCTCGCCCCGCTGCGGGCATGCCTGGAACGCAGCCGCGCCTCGCTGGAGGCCGAGGAGGTCATCGAGGCCGGCAACGCCGACCTGGACCTGCATCAGCAGCTCGCCGAGCTCTCCCGCAACCGTTTCCTGGCCACCTCGATGAACACGATCGTGATCCTCACCCGGATGGGCAGCTTCTCCGATCCGCTCGGCTTCGGCGTGCGGGCCGACATCACCTCCACGCACGAGGACCTGCTGGAGGCCCTCTCGCGCGGCGACGCCTCCCGGGCCCGCGCCCTGCTGCGCGAGTCGCTGCAGGAACTCGCCGCGCGCCTGCGCTCCGGTGACGAGGCCGACGAGGACACCGAGGTCGTGCGTGACCCGGATCTGCTGGAGTCCACCGCCCCGGAGTGGCCCTCCCTCGGCGAGGGCGGCCCGACCAGCTGA
- a CDS encoding transporter substrate-binding domain-containing protein → MHNRRTFVRGSGLVLSAAALGGLAACSRTSQNTGGGGGGASDGGGGDLLSQLQDKGTITVGFAGEAPYSFEDGGELQGASVAMHREIFGELGIDTVEGKLVDWNSLIPGLNSNQFDAVSAGMSILPERCAEAAFSHPEFQYTTALMVPEGNPEGLENMQSFVDSGLTVATMSGAVESTYAADLELDSIEVGGPQDGVDALKAGNAAAFALTAISLNWLADNTVDGVEVTESFVANINDVKQFGAGGTVFRKDDTSLLDAYNEKLDEIIADPERYLSIVGDFGFTEEELPPEDMTTEILCADDLSSLQ, encoded by the coding sequence ATGCACAATCGCCGAACCTTCGTCCGCGGGAGCGGTCTCGTCCTGTCGGCTGCGGCGCTGGGCGGTCTGGCCGCTTGCAGCCGAACCAGTCAGAACACCGGCGGCGGAGGCGGCGGAGCCAGCGACGGCGGCGGGGGCGATCTCCTCTCCCAGCTCCAGGACAAGGGCACCATCACGGTGGGGTTCGCCGGCGAGGCGCCCTACAGCTTCGAGGACGGTGGCGAGCTCCAGGGTGCGTCCGTCGCCATGCACCGCGAGATCTTCGGTGAGCTGGGCATCGACACCGTCGAGGGCAAGCTCGTCGACTGGAACTCGCTGATCCCGGGCCTGAACAGCAACCAGTTCGACGCGGTCAGCGCCGGGATGTCGATCCTTCCGGAGCGCTGCGCCGAGGCCGCCTTCAGCCACCCCGAGTTCCAGTACACGACCGCGCTGATGGTCCCCGAGGGCAACCCCGAGGGACTGGAGAACATGCAGTCCTTCGTCGACTCCGGCCTGACCGTCGCCACCATGTCCGGCGCGGTCGAGTCCACCTACGCCGCGGATCTCGAACTGGACAGCATCGAGGTCGGCGGCCCGCAGGACGGCGTGGACGCGCTGAAGGCCGGCAACGCCGCCGCCTTCGCGCTCACCGCCATCTCGCTGAACTGGCTGGCGGACAACACCGTCGACGGCGTCGAGGTGACCGAGAGCTTCGTCGCGAACATCAACGACGTCAAGCAGTTCGGTGCCGGCGGCACCGTGTTCCGCAAGGACGACACCTCCCTGCTGGATGCCTACAACGAGAAGCTCGACGAGATCATCGCCGATCCGGAGCGCTACCTCTCGATCGTCGGCGACTTCGGCTTCACCGAGGAGGAGCTGCCGCCCGAGGACATGACGACCGAGATCCTGTGCGCGGACGATCTGTCGTCCCTGCAGTGA
- the ehuC gene encoding ectoine/hydroxyectoine ABC transporter permease subunit EhuC — MDGVIGFVQDLGPNIQLLLERMPAILDGFLVTVLATVLGALVALLIAFVFGIAQVAKLAPVRILARIFVEFFRGTSLVVQLFWLSFVLPQLPYPFGFQLTPLAIGVIALGLNYGAYAAEVVRGSIGSVPTGQYEAISALSLSPMRGMFRIVIPQAWALMLPSLSNLWIQLLKGSAIVSTVLLYDLFFQVEQLRDRTGTWFAYLFALLAYFLIAWVIVIVMNGLEVRAKHRIGRGPALSESWRSLFQAPGTTPGGGRSARVVRDRAAFHAGTPTGGGLP, encoded by the coding sequence ATGGATGGTGTGATCGGCTTCGTCCAGGACCTCGGACCGAACATCCAGCTGCTGCTGGAGCGGATGCCGGCGATCCTCGACGGTTTCCTCGTCACCGTGCTGGCGACCGTGCTCGGCGCCCTGGTCGCGCTGCTGATCGCCTTCGTCTTCGGGATCGCCCAGGTCGCCAAGCTCGCCCCGGTTCGGATCCTCGCGCGCATCTTCGTGGAGTTCTTCCGCGGCACCTCGCTCGTGGTGCAGCTGTTCTGGTTGTCCTTCGTGCTCCCGCAGCTGCCCTACCCCTTCGGGTTCCAGCTGACACCGCTGGCCATCGGCGTCATCGCGCTGGGCCTGAACTACGGGGCCTATGCCGCCGAGGTCGTGCGCGGGTCCATCGGCTCCGTGCCCACGGGCCAGTACGAGGCGATCAGCGCCCTCAGCCTGAGCCCGATGCGCGGGATGTTCCGGATCGTGATCCCCCAGGCCTGGGCCCTGATGCTTCCGTCGCTGTCGAATCTGTGGATCCAGCTCCTCAAGGGCAGCGCCATCGTCTCCACGGTGCTGCTGTACGACCTCTTCTTCCAGGTCGAACAGCTGCGTGACCGGACCGGCACCTGGTTCGCGTACCTCTTCGCGCTGCTGGCCTACTTCCTCATCGCCTGGGTGATCGTGATCGTGATGAACGGGCTCGAGGTGCGCGCCAAGCACAGGATCGGCCGCGGCCCTGCTCTGTCCGAGTCCTGGCGCTCACTCTTCCAGGCGCCCGGCACCACTCCCGGAGGGGGGCGGTCGGCGCGCGTCGTCCGTGATCGCGCCGCCTTCCACGCCGGCACTCCGACAGGAGGTGGTCTGCCATGA